From the Deinococcus humi genome, the window CCCGCAGACCGTTCAGCTCACGCTGTCGCAGCCTTACGGGCCGCTGCTGGCCGTACTGACGGACCGCGCGGGCATGATCGTCTCGCCCACGGCAGCCAAGAAAGCCGGAGCCGATTTCCAGAACAATCCGGTAGGCAGCGGTCCCTTCACCTTTGTCAGCCGCGTGCGCCAGGACAACATCACCCTGAATGCGAACAAGAACTACTGGGGCGGTGCGCCCAAGATCGACAAGCTGGTCTACCGCCCCTTCACCGACGGTGACGTGCGCTACGCCAACCTGCTGTCCGGCGCGGTGCAGGCAATCACGCCGATAGACCCCAAAGACATCAGCAAGCTGGAGCAAAATCCCAAGTTCAGCGTGCTGAACTACCCCGGGATCGGCTTCCAGGGGATCTGGTTCAACGTCACCCGCGCGCCGTTCAACAACAAGAATTTCCGACAGGCCGTGGCCGCCACGATTGACCGCGAGGCGATTGCCAAGAGCATCTTCTACGGCACGGTCACGCCCGCCGCTGGCCCGTTCCCACCCGGCACCGCCGCTGCGTCCTCGGCGATCAAGGTGCAGAAGCCCGACATCGCCGTGGCCAAGCAGAAACTGGGGGGCAAGCCGCTGAGCTTCACGCTATTGACCACGCCGGGCAGCGTCACCACGCAACTGGCGCAGGTGTACCAAGCCATGTTCGCGCAGGCTGGCATCAATGCCAAGATCGAGCAGGTGGAGTTCGGCACGCTGCTCGACCGCGCCGACAAGCAGGATTTCGACGCCCTGATGCTGGGCTGGAGCGGGCGGCCTGATCCCGATGGCAACATCTACGATTTCTTCGTGACCGGCGGCACCAACAACCAGGCCGGCTACAGCAACAAGTCAGTGGACAGTCTGCTTGCCAAGGCCCGCGCCCAGAACGCCATGTCCGCCCGCGTCGCCACCTACAACGTCGCGCTGGGCACCATCATCAGCGACACCCCGTACACCTGGGTGTACTTCCAGCGCAATCTGGTGGCGAGCGTCAAGGGACTGACTGGCCTCAAGCCCATTCCAGACGGCATCCTGCGTTTTAAAGACGTGGACCTGAAGTAACGGCAGACCATCCTGAAGGGGGCCGGCGAGACGGACTGCCCGGCCCTTTCGCCCTTTCCAGACTGAGGAGGTTAAGTGGCTGTTTTCGCCTTGCGCCGCCTGCTGTCGGCCATCCCAACTTTGCTGATCGTCACGGTCATCGTGTTCGCCATGGTCAAGCTGTTGCCCGGCGATCCAGCGCGGCTGATCCTGGGCCAGGAGGCCACCCCGCAGGCCCTGGCCGAACTGCGCCGTTCGCTGGGGCTGGACCGTTCGCTGCCGCAGCAGTACCTGAGCTGGCTGGCCGGGGCCGTGCGGCTGGATTTCGGCACCAGCCTGACCGACAACAGCAGCGTGAGCCGATTGATCGCCCAGAAACTACCGGTCACGCTGGAACTCTCGCTGTTCGCCATGCTGATCTCGCTGCTGATCTCCCTGCCCGCCGGAATCGTCAGCGCGGTGCGGCGCAACACCTGGGTGGACCGGCTGCTGACGCTGCTGGCGCTGTCGGGCATCAGCCTGCCCAATTTCTTTCTGGGCATCCTGCTGATCTACCTGTTCAGCATCCGGCTGGCGTGGATTCCGGCGAGCGGATACACCAGCCTGCTTGAGAATCCGGGCCGCAATCTGTTGCTGTTGCTCCTGCCCGCCGTCACCCTTGGCGTCGGTTCAGCGGCGGTGCTCACGCGTTACCTGCGCTCCAGCCTCAGCGAAACGCTGAACCAGGATTACGTGCGAACCGCGCACGCCAAAGGCCTCACGGCGCGGCAGGTCACCTCCAAACACGCCCTGAGAAACGCGCTGATTCCCTTTCTGACTGCTTTCGGCCTGCAACTCGGCGGCCTGCTCGGTGGGGCCGTGATCACCGAGCAGATTTTCAGCATCCCCGGCTTCGGTCGGCTGCTGGTGGACGCCGTGTTCACCCGTGATCTGCCCGTGATCCAGGGCGTGGTGCTGGTTTCGGCGGTGGCGGTGTTCCTGGTGAGCTTTCTGGTGGATCTGGGCTACGCAGCCGTGGATCCGCGGATCCGGTACAACTGATGGGGGGGCACACATGACCACGACCATCCCCAAATCCCCGGCCCCGGCAAGGCGACGGTTGCCCGCTCCGCTCAGGCGCTTCCTGAGCAATCGGCTGGCCGTCGTGGGCCTGTTCGTATTGCTGATTTTCGCCGTCGCGGCGCTGCTGGCCTCCTGGGTTGCCCCCTATGACCCGGCACAGATCTTCTTTTCCGACCTGCGCGCCGCTCCCAGTGCCGCGCATCCCTTCGGGGCCGACGAACTTGGGCGCGACATCTTCTCTAGGGTGGTGTATGGGGCGCGGGTGTCTCTGAGTGCCGGATTGATCTCGGTGACGCTGGCCCTGGTGTGCGGCGGCGGCATCGGCCTTATCGCCGGGTACGTTGGCGGCTGGCTGGACGACGTGCTGATGCGCGTGGTGGACGCGCTGCTGGCGCTTCCGTTCCTGGTGCTGGCGATTGCGCTGGCGGCCATTCTCGGCCCCAGCCTGCAGAACACCATGATTGCCATTGCCATCGTCACCGCCCCTGCCTTTGCCCGCATCACGCGCGGCGAGGTGCTCTCGCAGCGCGAGCGCGATTATGTGCAGGCCGCGCAGGCGCTGGGAGCGGGGAACGGACGCCTGATCACCCGCCACCTGCTGCCCAACATCAGCGGGGCACTGATCGTACAGACCTCGCTGGCCATCGCCAACGCGATTCTGGCCGAGGCCAGCCTGTCCTTCCTGGGCCTGGGGATCCAGCCGCCCGCGCCCAGCTGGGGATCCATGCTCAATGCCGCGCGCGGTTACCTGACCGACGCGCCGTGGATGGCGGTGTTTCCCGGCCTCGCCATTTTTCTGGCGGTGCTGGCCTTCAACCTGATCGGCGACGGGCTGCGGGACGCCCTCGATCCGCGCGGCAAGATCGGCTAGTCGGAAGCGTGCTGCTCAGCCCTCTCCTTTTATGGAGAGGGCTATTTCATTTCGGTTCTGCGGGTTGGCGTAGGTGACAGGCAAGCCCCTACGCCAGCAGATCCCTGGCGATGATGATCTTCTGGATTTCGCTGGTGCCCTCGTAGATGCGCAAGAGGCGCTGGTCGCGGTAGTAGCGTTCGACCGGACTGTCCTTCATGTAGCCCATGCCCCCGGCCACCTGCACGGCCTTGTCGGCCACCTGGGAGAGGGCCTCGGTGGCGTGGTACTTGGCCACAGAGGCCATACGGCGCACGTCCTGGCCCTCGTCGACCATCCAGGCCACCTTCTGCCACAGCACCCGGCTGGTCTGGACGGCAATTTCCATCTCGGCCAGCATGAACTGCACGGCCTGGAACTCGGCGATGGGCTGACCGAACTGCTCGCGGGTCTTGGCGTGGGCCACGGAAAGGTCCAACAGTCGTTGCATCGCCCCGGTAGAGCGGGCGGCGATGCCCACGCGTCCGGCGGTCAGGATGCCCAGTGCCTCGCGGTAGCCCATGTGCTCCGGCCCCAGCAGGTTGGCGGCGGGAATTTCAGCGTCCTCGAAGATCACCTCGGCGCTCAGGGCTCCCTTCTGCCCCATCTTCTCGTCGATCTTGCCCACCCGCACGCCGGGCGTGCTTTGTGGCTCCACCAGAAAAGCGCTCATGCCCCGGCTGCCGCGGGCCGGATCGGTGATGGCAATGACGGTCAGCAGCCCGGCGATCGGCGCGTTGGAGATGTAGTGCTTGGTGCCGTTCAGGACGTACACATCGTCTTTCTTGACCGCGCGGGTGCGGATGTTGGCCGCGTCCGAGCCGCTGCTGGGTTCGGTGATGGCAAAACCAGCCACGCATTCCCCCGACGCCATGCGCGGCAGGAAACGCTGCTTCTGCTCCTCGGTGCCCAGTTTGACCAGCCCCGAGGTGCCTATGCTGGCGTGCGCGCTGACCACGCCGCCGAAGCCCATGTGCCCCTGTCCCAACGCCTCGTACACCGCGCAGCGGCCCAGCATGCCCAGGCCCACGCCGCCGTATTCTTCCGGGATACTCAGGCCGAACAGGCCCAGCCCTGCCGCCTCTTTCAACAACTCCGGCGGTACACTGTTGCTGTCCTCGATCTCATGGGCGCGCGGCTCCACGCGGCTGAGCATAAAATCACGGATGGTCGCCTGCACCTCGCGCAGGTCGTCGGGCAGATTAAAATCCATTTGGGACCCAGCCTAGAGCATTTGGGCGCGGGTGGAATAGTCCGGAAAACGCAGTGCGGCCAGCCAGGAAGGACTGCTTTGGCCCATTCTTGCTGAAAGCCCACCGTCTCTGATAGAACCTCTGCCAGACACCGCCCTGCCGCGTAACTGAACGGCGCGCCCTGCTCTTGACATTCAAGGCCACGGACGTCTATACTCTCCTGTGGCCAACCAAGATGGGTCTGGCAGGAGCGAATTGGTATTCTCCAGTCTTCAAAATTAACCCCCCAGTACAGGAACGCAGCCGGAGAGGTTGCGCGTCCTGACTGCGCCATTTCTGAGCGCTTTGCCTCCACTTCTTGATTCCAATCCTACGGTACGCCGTATTTCAGAGGCCTTTTTCTGCCCCGAAAAGGCCGTGAGCAACAACAGCAGGGTGCGTGCGAGGTGTGCATGAGTTTTATCGGTAAAGAAGCCCGTATTGAGCGGTTCGGCGAGATCAGCGAGGTTATCCCGCTTCCCAACCTGACCGAAATTCAGGTCAACTCCTTCCGCGCCTTTCTGCAGGCAGACCGCGCCCCTGACAAGCGCGACAACGTGGGTCTTCAGAGCGCTTTCAAAGAAGTTTTCCCGATTGACGAGACCGAGAAGGGGCGCTCGACTGGCCTAGTGCTTGACTACCTGGAATACCGACTGGGTGACCCGCCCTACACCCCTGAGGAGTGCCGCGAGAAGGACCTGACCTATCAGGCCCCGATGTACGCCAAGCTGCAGCTGATCCACAAGGACAGCGGTCTGATCAAGGAAGACCAGGTGTTCCTGGGCGACCTGCCCCTGATGACCGGCGACGGCTCCTTCGTGATCAACGGCGCGGACCGCGTGGTGATCTCGCAGATTCACCGCAGCCCCGGCGTGTACTTCACGTCCAGCTACAAGGGCATCAAGAAGCTGTATACCGGCGCGATCATTCCCATGCCCAAGCGCGGCCCTTGGATCGAGCTGGAGTTCGCGGGCGGCATTCTGGAAATGAAGGTCAACAAGCGCAAGTTCCCCGTGGCGATGCTGCTGCGGGTGCTGGGCTACGACGACGCCAGCCTGAAAGCGCTGTTCAGCGAGTTTGACCCCAACACCGAACTGCCCGAGGACAAAAGCGCGGGCATGGGTGCGGACGAGGCGCTGCTGCGTCTGTTCACGGTGCTGCGTCCCGGCGACCCGCCCAAGCGCGATAAGGCCACCCAGTACCTGTACGGGCTGCTGGCGGACCCCCGCCGTTACGACCTGGGCGAGCCGGGCCGCTTCAAGATGAACCGCAAGCTGGGACTGGACCGCAGCGAGCACACCCTGCTGACCTTCGCGGAAGGCAAGTTCAGCGACGCCGGGTTGGTGGACACCATCCGCTACCTGATGGCGCTGCACCACGGCCACGACACCGTCTCCATGATGGGCGCCGACGGCCAGATGCACGACGTGCCGGTGGGCGAGGACGACATCGACCACCTGGGCAACCGCCGCGTGCGGACCGTGGGCGAACTGCTCGCCGACCAGCTGCGCGTGGGCATGGGCCGCATGGCTCGCGGTGTTCGTGAGCGCATGCTGCTGGGCAACCCCGACGCCGCTACCCCCACCAAACTGGTCAACAACCGTCCTATCGTGGCGGCCATGCGCGAGTTCTTCGGGCGCAGCCAGCTCAGCCAGTTCAAGGACCAGACCAACCCCCTCTCGGATCTGCGCCACAAGCGCCGCATCTCCGCGCTGGGGCCAGGCGGCCTGACCCGCGAGCGTGCTGGCTTCGACGTGCGTGACGTGCACCGTACCCACTACGGACGCATCTGCCCGATCGAGACGCCCGAAGGCGCCAACATCGGCCTGATCTCCAGTCTGGCCTCCTACGCCAAGGTGAACCCGCTGGGCTTTATCGAGGCGCCGTACCGCCGGGTCAAGGACGGAAACGTCAGCGAGACGGTGGAGTACATGACGGCGGATATCGAGGATAGGTACACCGTCGCGCAGGCCAACAGCCCGCTGAACGACGACAATACCTTCGCCGACGAGCGCGTGCTGGCCCGCCGCAAGGGTGACCCGCTGTGGTACACCCCCGACGAAGTCGACTTCATGGACGTCAGCCCGAAGCAGATCGTCTCGATCAACACCTCGCTGATTCCCTTCTTGGAGCACGACGACGCCAACCGCGCGCTGATGGGTTCCAACATGCAGTCGCAGGCGGTGCCCCTCGTGCGCGCCGACAGCCCCGCCGTGGGCACTGGTGTGGAACGCCGCGTGGTGACCGACTCCGGCACCAGCGTCGTGAGTGACGTCACTGGCCGCGTGACCTACGTGGACGCCCGCGCCATCCAGATCACCCTCTCGGAAGACTCTGCCGCCGCCGGCATGGTCACGGGCAACGTCCGCACCTTCGAACTGGTGCGCTTCACGCGCAGCAACCAGGGCACCAACCTCGACCAGCACCCCATCGTCAGTGTCGGGGACGAGGTCAAGGCCGGACAGGTCATCGCCGACGGCCCAGCCAGTGACCGGGGCCGCCTCGCGCTAGGACAGAACATCACCATCGCGATCATGCCCTTCGACGGCTATAACTTCGAGGATGCCATCTGCATCAACGAGGGCCTGATCCGCAAGGACTTCTACACCTCTGTCCACATCGAGAAGGACGAGATTGACGCCCGCGACACCAAGCTGGGGCCGGAAAAGATCACCCGTGACATCCCCGGCCTCTCGGAAGCTGCGCTGCGCGACCTCGACGAGGACGGCATCGTGCGCGTCGGGGCCGAAGTCAAGCCCGGCGACATTCTGGTGGGCAAGACCTCGTTCAAGGGCGAAAGCGAACCCACCCCTGAAGAACGGCTGCTGCGCTCGATCTTCGGCGAGAAGGCCCGTGAAGTGAAGGACACCTCGCTGCGCGTGCAGTCCGGCCAGGGCGGCATCGTGGTCAAGACCGTGCGCTTCCGCCGCGGCGACGAGGGCGTGGACCTCAAGCCCGGCGTCCGTGAGATGGTACGGGTGTACGTGGCCCAGAAGCGTCAGCTGCAGGTGGGCGACAAGGTGGCCAACCGCCACGGCAACAAGGGCGTCGTCAGCAAGATCATGGCCCCCGAGGACATGCCCTACCTGGAAGACGGCACCCCCGTCGATCTGGTGTTCAACCCGCTGGGTGTACCTTCGCGCATGAACCTGGGTCAGATTCTGGAAACGCACCTGGGTGAAGTGGCGCGCCTGACCGGTCAGAAGTTCGAGACGCCGGTCTTCGACTCGGTCACGGAAGCCACCATCAAGGAAATGCTGGAAGTGGCCGCCGCTGAGAGGCTGCAGGCCCGCAAAGACGACGGTTTCGAGCTGGACAAGCGCGAGCAGGACGTGCTGGACCGCGCCGGCAAGCTGGGCGTCATCAATAAGGCCGAGGGCGATTACGAGGCCGCGCAGATGCAGCTGGCCCGCACCGGCAAGAGCATCCTGTTTGACGGCCGCAGCGGCGAGCCGATCAGCGGTCCCGTCGTGGTGGGCACCATGTACGTCATGAAGCTGTACCACATGGTGGAAGACAAGCTGCATGCCCGCTCCACCGGCCCCTACAGCCTGATCACCCAGCAGCCGCTGGGCGGGAAGGCGCAGTTCGGCGGCCAGCGCTTCGGTGAGATGGAAGTGTGGGCGCTTGAGGCCTACGGCGCGGCGCACACCCTGCAGGAAATGCTGACCATCAAGTCCGACGACATCGACGGGCGCGACGCCGCGTACCAGAGCATCGTCAAGGGCGAGGAAGTCTCCG encodes:
- a CDS encoding ABC transporter substrate-binding protein, which produces MRKSQFLMAFLSAACLSAACASAQTLTVGLDADPPRLDPALSTALVDRQVMNQIFDKLVDLDVNLKVVPALATSWKVTNGGLTYTFKLRSGVKFTDGTPLDAAAVKYGLDRNRTLEGSARKNEMSSVKEVKVIDPQTVQLTLSQPYGPLLAVLTDRAGMIVSPTAAKKAGADFQNNPVGSGPFTFVSRVRQDNITLNANKNYWGGAPKIDKLVYRPFTDGDVRYANLLSGAVQAITPIDPKDISKLEQNPKFSVLNYPGIGFQGIWFNVTRAPFNNKNFRQAVAATIDREAIAKSIFYGTVTPAAGPFPPGTAAASSAIKVQKPDIAVAKQKLGGKPLSFTLLTTPGSVTTQLAQVYQAMFAQAGINAKIEQVEFGTLLDRADKQDFDALMLGWSGRPDPDGNIYDFFVTGGTNNQAGYSNKSVDSLLAKARAQNAMSARVATYNVALGTIISDTPYTWVYFQRNLVASVKGLTGLKPIPDGILRFKDVDLK
- a CDS encoding ABC transporter permease: MAVFALRRLLSAIPTLLIVTVIVFAMVKLLPGDPARLILGQEATPQALAELRRSLGLDRSLPQQYLSWLAGAVRLDFGTSLTDNSSVSRLIAQKLPVTLELSLFAMLISLLISLPAGIVSAVRRNTWVDRLLTLLALSGISLPNFFLGILLIYLFSIRLAWIPASGYTSLLENPGRNLLLLLLPAVTLGVGSAAVLTRYLRSSLSETLNQDYVRTAHAKGLTARQVTSKHALRNALIPFLTAFGLQLGGLLGGAVITEQIFSIPGFGRLLVDAVFTRDLPVIQGVVLVSAVAVFLVSFLVDLGYAAVDPRIRYN
- the nikC gene encoding nickel transporter permease, with amino-acid sequence MTTTIPKSPAPARRRLPAPLRRFLSNRLAVVGLFVLLIFAVAALLASWVAPYDPAQIFFSDLRAAPSAAHPFGADELGRDIFSRVVYGARVSLSAGLISVTLALVCGGGIGLIAGYVGGWLDDVLMRVVDALLALPFLVLAIALAAILGPSLQNTMIAIAIVTAPAFARITRGEVLSQRERDYVQAAQALGAGNGRLITRHLLPNISGALIVQTSLAIANAILAEASLSFLGLGIQPPAPSWGSMLNAARGYLTDAPWMAVFPGLAIFLAVLAFNLIGDGLRDALDPRGKIG
- a CDS encoding acyl-CoA dehydrogenase family protein, with translation MDFNLPDDLREVQATIRDFMLSRVEPRAHEIEDSNSVPPELLKEAAGLGLFGLSIPEEYGGVGLGMLGRCAVYEALGQGHMGFGGVVSAHASIGTSGLVKLGTEEQKQRFLPRMASGECVAGFAITEPSSGSDAANIRTRAVKKDDVYVLNGTKHYISNAPIAGLLTVIAITDPARGSRGMSAFLVEPQSTPGVRVGKIDEKMGQKGALSAEVIFEDAEIPAANLLGPEHMGYREALGILTAGRVGIAARSTGAMQRLLDLSVAHAKTREQFGQPIAEFQAVQFMLAEMEIAVQTSRVLWQKVAWMVDEGQDVRRMASVAKYHATEALSQVADKAVQVAGGMGYMKDSPVERYYRDQRLLRIYEGTSEIQKIIIARDLLA
- a CDS encoding DNA-directed RNA polymerase subunit beta; its protein translation is MSFIGKEARIERFGEISEVIPLPNLTEIQVNSFRAFLQADRAPDKRDNVGLQSAFKEVFPIDETEKGRSTGLVLDYLEYRLGDPPYTPEECREKDLTYQAPMYAKLQLIHKDSGLIKEDQVFLGDLPLMTGDGSFVINGADRVVISQIHRSPGVYFTSSYKGIKKLYTGAIIPMPKRGPWIELEFAGGILEMKVNKRKFPVAMLLRVLGYDDASLKALFSEFDPNTELPEDKSAGMGADEALLRLFTVLRPGDPPKRDKATQYLYGLLADPRRYDLGEPGRFKMNRKLGLDRSEHTLLTFAEGKFSDAGLVDTIRYLMALHHGHDTVSMMGADGQMHDVPVGEDDIDHLGNRRVRTVGELLADQLRVGMGRMARGVRERMLLGNPDAATPTKLVNNRPIVAAMREFFGRSQLSQFKDQTNPLSDLRHKRRISALGPGGLTRERAGFDVRDVHRTHYGRICPIETPEGANIGLISSLASYAKVNPLGFIEAPYRRVKDGNVSETVEYMTADIEDRYTVAQANSPLNDDNTFADERVLARRKGDPLWYTPDEVDFMDVSPKQIVSINTSLIPFLEHDDANRALMGSNMQSQAVPLVRADSPAVGTGVERRVVTDSGTSVVSDVTGRVTYVDARAIQITLSEDSAAAGMVTGNVRTFELVRFTRSNQGTNLDQHPIVSVGDEVKAGQVIADGPASDRGRLALGQNITIAIMPFDGYNFEDAICINEGLIRKDFYTSVHIEKDEIDARDTKLGPEKITRDIPGLSEAALRDLDEDGIVRVGAEVKPGDILVGKTSFKGESEPTPEERLLRSIFGEKAREVKDTSLRVQSGQGGIVVKTVRFRRGDEGVDLKPGVREMVRVYVAQKRQLQVGDKVANRHGNKGVVSKIMAPEDMPYLEDGTPVDLVFNPLGVPSRMNLGQILETHLGEVARLTGQKFETPVFDSVTEATIKEMLEVAAAERLQARKDDGFELDKREQDVLDRAGKLGVINKAEGDYEAAQMQLARTGKSILFDGRSGEPISGPVVVGTMYVMKLYHMVEDKLHARSTGPYSLITQQPLGGKAQFGGQRFGEMEVWALEAYGAAHTLQEMLTIKSDDIDGRDAAYQSIVKGEEVSGSTIPESFKVLVKELHSLGLDVEVLDAGDRAVDIFEGMMPKR